The DNA window CTTAACATGGCTCTGGAGCTGATCAACAACATTGCTGAGAAGACTGATGTGCAGACGGCCAACGCTTTCTTCCAGCGattcttcatcaccatcctcCAGGACGTGTTCTTTGTTGTGACCGATAACGATCACAAGGCCGGCTTCAAGACACAAtccatgttgttgatgaagctctttTACTATATCAACCCCGCCGATGGATCTCAGCCTAAGATCCAGGGTCCTATCTACAGCCCCGATCAGGCTGCAGCTGGAACTGACAACCGAGAGTTTGTCGCCAACTTCGTAGCTAACCTCCTACAAAACGCCTTCCGCAACCTGCAAGCGTACGTATCAGCTCTGCCTTCCATGTCACTAAGCTAATCTTTATATAGGAACCAAATCACAAGTTTTGTCGAAGGCCTGTTCACGCTTAACACGCAGTACGACAAATTCCGACTCAACCTCCGTGATTTCCTCGTCTCCCTCAAGGAGTTTGCTGGCGACAACGCTGAGCTCTTCATTGTCGAAAAGGAACAACAGGAGCAGGACGCCAAGACCGCTGATATGGAACGACGACAGAAGGTTGGTGGTCTTCTCAAGCCCTCTGAgctggaagatgaggagctaTGACTCAATGAAGAACTTCGGACTGAATTTGCGCCCCATGCCGCCGATGAAGCGGGATCGACGGATGCGGCTGGTGATGGTTGGGAATTCTACGGTCTCTGAGAGTTTGCACTTAAGTTGCAACCCAACCCCCtatctctcatctcatgtATGTCTCAACATCTCGTCCACGCCCAATTTCCTTCCTGTTATGATACCATATTCCTTCCATAGAAGAGTGGCCATCCGCCTTGCCCGGCGGCGCaaaaaaaaagcaaaaaagcCCTTGTCTGGATCCGTTCTGCCCTTGGAAGTCTCAAGGGAGGAACTTCGAAAAAACAAAGAGAGAGTGTGTGAGAAAGATCAAGGAGCCCTGGTCGAAGTTTTTCGCTGCAGTCGGTTGTTTGACTTTTGATTTGACGATGTTAACGCTCGAGATATTACCATTCCGCCTTTTTAtgaataaaataaagagaattGACTTGCAAAGATTCAGAGTATTGTATTGTTTTCACAGGAAGAAAAACAGGCTGGGCTCATGTAGATATCGTTATAGCTTACACTATGGATAATCGTgcagagaagatgagatggcATTCATCAGTTGAGTGTGTGCTCTTGTCCGTGAAATGAAATAAGATAGTTATTGTGTTGATGGGACTGTCACAGATGGAAGTGTTTGCGAAGTGATTTAACTGGTTTATTGAAAGACTTTAGATCATTGTCCCTCGAAATGGTATCTTTTCCTGCCACTAAAGCCACCCATATAAATTTATGATAATCTAGGTCAGGCTTGAAATAGGCTAGCCTGACCTTGGCCGGTATTTAATAGCCCCCCGAAAGACTTCTAAAGGATCACGTCCTTGAATATCTTGGCGTGACTGATCGGACTCTCTGGGTGGTGGTGCGAAGGTCTGTGACCTAAGATCGGCGGCATCTTTGTTGCCTTATCGAATGCTGTGCTTCAACGAGCTTGCTTGCATATAGCATTGCTCCCGTGAAAGCCTCTCAGTGCCTTCTCTCTGAACGTTATCGCATCAGGACCAAAGCCTTGTCCTCTGCcaaccttctcatccttgatcCCTTTCCAACTCCTCAAGTGGCCATCGCAAAGCATCCTTCCAGTAGCTCCCAAGATGATCCGCAATCAAATGTATCAGGAACGCGCCTGAATCGCCAAACAACCAGACATGTCGACATCGGTGGAGGAGAACACCATAATAAGCCAAGACGAGCAATGCCTCCGGGCGGTGCTTTCGAACAGGCTCTACGTAATTATCGCTCAAAACAACCGGAAATGCCGTGGCAGCTTGTACGTTTATACTCTTGGGCAGATTTCTGTGAATATCGAAAGCCCATTGTAATGTATGTGCGGCTGTACTGCAGGCTTCCACGGCTGACGGACTCAAATCAGAGTTTTCGATGAGAGATATGAGAGGGGCACACTCATCGCCCTTGTCGCCGAGCTCTGCTGCGTTTTTGACACCTAGAAAGAATGGCGCAAGAGGGGACCTGATAAGAGTTTGGTAGCCAGGCGATGAACTCGATTTCACGCCGCGATGAAGGCAGACAGAGTCACAGAATCTTTCTATAAAGACGTGAAATGTGGCTCGATACTGTGTGAGCGTGTCGTAAAGCATATGTAGGCTCAGCAAGGACGAGAACAGGAAACGCGGAACGAAGCGAGACTCGTAATTGGCAGTGTCATGGCTGTCTCTGTTGAAGTGGGTAAGAGCCCGAGTCTGCAACTCGGTGGCGACGcgtctccaagaagctgcaCTTTCAGCTGAAGTTTCGACAAGAGTCATGGCAAGGTGATCTGCTGATATAGCAAGGAGCTGGTCCAGAGCGTACGGAGCTTCCGATGACCAGTCCAGGGCGAGGTCTATGATGACGTCGACGTTGTCAACATCGAATAGTAGAGATTTGCGGAAGTGATGTAATAGTATGAGGTGCTTGTTGGTAAAGGTTGGTGTGGGAAGAGCGTCTGACAGTGAAGTTGATAGAGGCGACTCAGACAAGTCTGCAGCAGCGAACGATTCTGTGAAGGACGGCAGAGAAGTCGAGTGCGCGCCGCCGTCAACATTCGATGAGAAGCCAGAGTTAGAATTTGGTGCAAGATATGACGGAGGCGGTATTGAAGAAGGCCGGTGAGAGGCTGCAGTACTCGAGATGCTATCAGCAGGACTCTCAACCTGGCTGGTACTCAGAGGTTCATTGAAAGAAGACACAAGCTGCTCTGGCGGAGTTGGCGCAGCGACGGGAGTAGGCTGAGCAGGAAACGAACATGTCCTCTCACTGATGACACAGTTACTACAGGCAGGACGGTTCTCATCGCACTTGATATGCCGTCTCTTACACTCCAAGCAGCCGTTCCGGGACTTGCGATGTGCCCGGCGGAGCTTGGCAGTAGCGGCACCGGAGCGGGAACCGGaaccggagccggagccggaggtCCTCGGAGGCATCGGAAGTAGATAGATGAGGTAGGGGGAGTGAGGGTGAGAGTAGGAGTGGTCAGGGGGCGAAAAGAGTTGTTCTCGATCAGCAGGCACAAGTCATGGTTTGTTTGTCTGTCCTGGCTAGTCCTGGTGTGTTTTTGCTCTAAATGAAGCGTGAGTCCTGATTGGTTGGCTGCTTAGTTCGGAGACTCTAATCGTATTGCTCGTCGTATTGTCCCACTGGAGAAGTTTGTTTATTCCTTGTGGCTTCAGTGGTGATCATCGATGGACGTGTTGTTGACAAAGCGGAGTGTTGACGTTGGAATAATTCCGAAACCGTCAGTAACTTTTTAGTCATGCAAGTGGACAGCCAGTCTAAGGGAAGTGAAAGAAggtctacctaggtagctaAGCATGACCCGTCTTGTGAGCCAAGACATAACCAATTTATCAAGAGCAATCAACGACATCTTTAGTGGTTTAAACTCCAAAACTGGTGATAATTAACCAGCTTTCGCTTTCGGTACCAAGAGTTCTGTCCAGCTCAAAATAGAAGCCTGTTGTCTCTATCAGCCTTACGGTAATATACTAGAAGGGTTACAAGGGGGCCACGTTACGTGGACTATTGCGTAGGTAACTGAGGATTTGAATAGACTTAAACCGTTTTAGAAATGTTTTAACCTCATATTTCCGCTCCTCCAATCGGTATCTTGcctttttggtggtggtgccaaGACAGCATATGCCGGACTGCCGCTGAGACTGTCACAACACCAGGAACGAAGCCGTCATATTTTGTCCCCCAAAGAGATGTACAAGAATTATTTTGGTCTCTATCACAGAAGAGCGCCTCTAGAGTTCATTTATTGTTGCTCTTTATTGCTAAAAGGCTCCGTGAGAAACACATAGAGTCGCCTACAATGGAATTACAATACGCGTTCATCGGATTCAGCTTCAATTTTCGTATTCACCCTCCAAAATCTATACGCGTATAGTCACCAGCGTCTTATAAATCACCCATGCTCTCACAGCCAAGCCACGCAATGTCCACGTCGTCCTCACACAAACCACTCCCATTCTGCCTTACCCTCAGGTACACCAAAAAACCCAAATCATGTCTTAGCCAAATAACGGGGTATATTCCTATCTCGTCTCACTAACTACCTTAGTCATCGAAGCCCGCAAACtcatcctccttgtcctGCTTAGCCGCCgcagcttcagcagcagccttttcACGGTTCTGCCTCCGGACCTCGGCGATGAGTTCGTTTAGCTCCATCTGCTTAACCTTCTCTTCGTCCGTCATCTTAGATGTAGCCTCAGCCTCACGGCGCTTACGTCGCTTCTCCCTGCGCTCTActctctcatcctcctttTCGTGCTTAGCGCTCCATGCCTCGTTGTTCTTTCGCTTTCGCTTTGTCTCGTCgctcttgtccttcttctcgcctgACTTTTCCTCCTCGAGAGCTGCTTTTCGTGCTTGCTCGCGTGTCTTCTCCTTGTATGCGTAATTGTCCCAGTCAATTTCGAGACCACACATCTTATCGCCCTTCCAGCCCTTGAGCTCAGGCATCCTGGGCATGCGAAGAAGTCCCCACGCATTACCAAGATCAGCCCAGTCGAGATCGGCTGCGCGGAAGATAGATGTTGCCTGATGAGCGCCATAGCTTCGAGCCCAACTCACAAATCCCTTCTGAGCCTTGTCGAAGAGTGCTCTGTCCGTCAACACCAgatctctcatcttctttgtaGCAGCCACAGCATCCTCCTCTGAAGTGAAAACAGTtggcttctcaagcttggagaTCGGTGTCTTGCGAATCTCCAAAAATTGCACGTAGTCCTCCTCTCGTCCAGGATGTAACATGACCACAGCCAAGCCCTTTCGGCCTGCACGACCAGCTCTTCCACTACGGTGGATAAACGCTTTGGGATCTGAAGGAGCATCAATCTGAACCACCAAGTCAACCTGAGGAATATCTAATCCACGAGCTGCCAAATCGGTTGTAAGTAGTATTGTAGGGGCAACAGAGTTGAGAAAGCGGTTAAAGTTCTTCTCTCGTACTTTGGCTGGGTGCTTTCCGTGTAGAGGTACCAGCGCAAAGCCCTCTGGTAAGATCGCCGGCAGAACATGCTGGAAGTAATCGACGGCAGCGCATGTTGACAGGAAAACAATACTCCGTTGGGGTTTAATAGGTAATTGTCGAAGAAGTTCTGCCAGAGCAGGCAGTTTCTGGCTAGCAGGCTTGACCATATACGCCATCTGGAGACTGGCAGGTGTTTTCCTGTCTTCAAGGATTCCAccatccttcatcttgaccttgacctcgaTCTTGACGGGATTTCGTAAACCAACTCGGATAATCTCTCCAACAGCCTCACTAACACTGGCGCTAAAAAGACCCGTCCTTCTTTGTTTTGGAAGATGTGATAGAATTTTCTGCAGATCAGGCTTaaagccaagatcaagaagtcGATCGGCCtcatcgagaacaagaacctcaaaaGAGGATTGAGGGCAGTGGACGTGAGGCGAAGACAGGAGCTCGACAAGTCGGCCGGGCGAGGAGATAAGAACATTTGGGCTATGTCGAAGAAAGAAACTCAGATCTTGCGCGGTGGTCGTGGTGCCTCCAACGAGCAGCTGGGGGACAATGGCGGGTGCGGTAGTTGAGGGTCGTTTTTCGTCACCTTTGAGGTGTGGGAGTATTTCAGCCGAAGCTTCGTGGAATTGTAACAGATTGACGAGAACAGTATGAATCTGAGCAGCCAACTCGCGCGTAGGAGAGACGATTATCGCAGCAACATGATGCTTCTTCGTGGGTTCGCTAAGTCGCAAAAGTTTTTGTACAAGAGGGATGAGAAAGGCAAGGGTTTTTCCACTGCCAGTGACCGCCTACAGAGAAGTTAGAAGGCCAATCGCACATACAATACCAATAGAACCAtacctcaacaacaacatctttgTTTCCGAGGAAATGCGGCAATGTTGCAGCTTGGACGGGTGTCATTTGGCTGAAGCCCATGGTTGCGACAGCATCGCGAATCCATTCTGCAAGAGGCGGGCTGAGGGCATCCCAagctcttgggcttctctttTTGACCCTTTCTGAAGCCATTATAGAACGAGACCGagtcttttaattatataagaattattattacGGTCTGTCTTTACAGATCCAAGGCGCATAGAGGGGCCGTCTTTGACATCTTTTGCGCGAAACATTTCTTGAAATTTTTATCTTATCACCACGTGCCATCTGTGGCGCAGTTGGTGCGACATGTGGCTGAAGTAGCATTCTGTTGTCGCGGCACGTGCTCACTTGGATATGATGTCTTGTCTATCTGAATGACGTGGGAGTCGATGGTCCCTGAGCTGGATGATTCAATTTGGCTGAAATGCGGCAGCTGACATGCCATTTTGATAGGCAGATATTGCACAAGAGGCAATCAGGCCAGTTGCGGAAGAGCCggagactgagactggtgAGTGCCAGGATT is part of the Fusarium fujikuroi IMI 58289 draft genome, chromosome FFUJ_chr07 genome and encodes:
- a CDS encoding related to RNA helicase SPB4 — translated: MASERVKKRSPRAWDALSPPLAEWIRDAVATMGFSQMTPVQAATLPHFLGNKDVVVEAVTGSGKTLAFLIPLVQKLLRLSEPTKKHHVAAIIVSPTRELAAQIHTVLVNLLQFHEASAEILPHLKGDEKRPSTTAPAIVPQLLVGGTTTTAQDLSFFLRHSPNVLISSPGRLVELLSSPHVHCPQSSFEVLVLDEADRLLDLGFKPDLQKILSHLPKQRRTGLFSASVSEAVGEIIRVGLRNPVKIEVKVKMKDGGILEDRKTPASLQMAYMVKPASQKLPALAELLRQLPIKPQRSIVFLSTCAAVDYFQHVLPAILPEGFALVPLHGKHPAKVREKNFNRFLNSVAPTILLTTDLAARGLDIPQVDLVVQIDAPSDPKAFIHRSGRAGRAGRKGLAVVMLHPGREEDYVQFLEIRKTPISKLEKPTVFTSEEDAVAATKKMRDLVLTDRALFDKAQKGFVSWARSYGAHQATSIFRAADLDWADLGNAWGLLRMPRMPELKGWKGDKMCGLEIDWDNYAYKEKTREQARKAALEEEKSGEKKDKSDETKRKRKNNEAWSAKHEKEDERVERREKRRKRREAEATSKMTDEEKVKQMELNELIAEVRRQNREKAAAEAAAAKQDKEDEFAGFDD